The following coding sequences lie in one Salvelinus fontinalis isolate EN_2023a chromosome 21, ASM2944872v1, whole genome shotgun sequence genomic window:
- the fer gene encoding tyrosine-protein kinase Fer isoform X4 yields the protein MGFGRDLRNSHDGLLKLQDWELKLLETVKRFMTLRVKSDKEYASLLLNISQQVEKHDNSSQMDYISNVSKSWAHVVQQTEQLSKIMKCHAEELNSGPLHRLTMMIKDKQQVKKSYQSIHTQIESEMNKVTKSDLEKLKGTYRQLTKDAHSAKEKYREAMVKGKEPEKARERYDKTTMKLHNLHNQYVLAVRSAQLHQEHYHDTTLPLLLDSLQKMQEEMISALKGILEEYSEITSLLTDEIVKVHKEIHTSIDQIDPVSEYEHFIEVYSPTDRLSKVKPTLPRSHTSRLKLIDEGSYFQTRPD from the exons ATGGGGTTCGGACGGGACCTGCGGAACTCCCACGACGGGCTGTTGAAGCTGCAGGACTGGGAGCTGAAGCTGCTGGAGACGGTGAAGCGCTTCATGACGCTACGGGTGAAGAGCGACAAGGAGTacgcctctctcctcctcaacaTCAGCCAACAGGTGGAAAAGCACGACAACTCCTCCCAGATGGACTACATCAGCAATGTCTCCAAG tCTTGGGCCCACGTGGTCCAGCAGACGGAACAGCTGAGTAAGATCATGAAGTGTCACGCGGAGGAGCTGAACTCGGGCCCTCTGCACAGACTCAccatgatgatcaaagacaagCAGCAGGTCAAGAAGAGCTACCAGAGCATCCACACACAGATCGAGTCCGAGATGAACAAG GTGACAAAAAGTGACCTAGAAAAGTTAAAGGGCACCTATAGACAATTGACAAAGGATGCCCACAGTGCCAAAGAAAAATACAGAGAAGCAATGGTGAAAG GCAAGGAGCCAGAGAAGGCGAGGGAGCGCTACGACAAGACCACTATGAAGCTTCACAACCTCCACAACCAGTACGTGCTGGCGGTGCGGAGCGCCCAGCTCCACCAGGAGCACTACCACGACACCACGCTGCCCCTCCTGCTCGACTCCCTGCAGAAGATGCAGGAGGAGATGATCAGTGCACT GAAGGGGATTTTGGAGGAATACAGTGAAATTACCAGTCTCTTAACTGATGAAATAGTGAAGGTCCACAAAGAAATACACACGTCCATCGACCAAATTGACCCTGTGTCAGAGTATGAACACTTCATTGAGGTCTACAG ccccacagataggctatccaaagtcaaaccaacTTTGCCACGGTCACACACCAGCCGGCTGAAGCTAATTGACGAAGGAAGCTACTTCCAGACTCGACCTGATTAG